The region GCGGCGAGGCCGACAGGCGAAGACGCCCTCCACCCAAACGCATCAATCCCCGGTGTCgtctaagaaagaaaggaggccTAGCATGTTCGAGAAGGAGTCAGTGAGTGAAGACCGGAGGCCAAAGACAGCCTTCCCACCCTTTAGATGAAGCTCGTTCCCTGTCAGCACCCGGAACCCAGGACGGCTGGCCGCCCTTCTGTTTTTCTGACCATCGCGAAACTGAGTTTAGGTGGAACAAAGTCGTTTAGATGTTGAAGCCTCAGGAATTTTTGTTGTTAAATCCAAAGAACCACACGTTAACTAATAGAAAGTTTTTACACAGGCATCCTCAATTCTTTTCAGCATTGCAAATGTTCAGAATTATCCAGTAGTTGTATTACACCTTATAAATGCAATTTTAGTAGGTACATAATTTACCAACCTCTAGTGAGTTTATaccatacatatgtgtgtacacacacacactcacactcttaaCTGATGTGCTGATCAGTGAAgtgtttttagttttaaagaatatattagtTTGTTATTGGAAGAGtatataagaggaaaaaaattaagatatttaGTGATTTTTCTGATATCAGTGAAAAAGGTCATTCCAGTAGAACATTGGCATTTCTGTATGATTGTCCTTTCAAAGCCATTAGTGCAATCAGGACTCCATCTTCTATTGAGgcaatgaaggaaaacattttgcACAAGGATGCAAAACTAATAGTGCTGAGCTTAGGACCTGTGTCAGAGGACACCTGGTGGTTTCTTTTCATACATACTTCATCTGGCTCATGGGTGATTAGTAGGATGAAGCTAGATAGAGCAGAAAACACGAATTTTTGGAGCCGAACTATTTCAAGATGGCCCCGGAGTGATGGCAACACTTCatgttttaatgtctttttaGTGTTAGTGTTTTACAGAGGaaagaacaaatagaaaagtAAGCATGCTGGGTTAGCACACCTAGGAAAAAGCAGAACAATGAGCTGTGTCTAGTTGCCAAAAATTATATTAATGTTTGGGTTATGAACATTAAAGATTTCTATACGTTGAGACAGACAAGAGTGATTCTATGAATCTGCTGCCTATTTTGAAAGTTGAATGAGCCAAGATTCAACCTGAAAATACACATTTAGTAAAATCTAGAAGCAAGGGTACATGGAGCAAGGCATCTTAGTTGATTgatctatatctgtatatctgtattTCTTAAAATCTAGCCTTCTGAAGGTAAAAGCTTTCAACAGGAAGAAGAACTTAAAACAGAATCTCACATGTTTACTAACTGTAACACCAAAAGTTATTTTCAACTTTCAAGTGGCCAGTGATCTCTATTTCTGAGAATATGGAAAATCAAGACACTTGAATCAATATGAACACCACTTGATATTTCTTAGCCTGTATCCATttataaaaagttatttattttgttttatgtgtatgtgagtttgggtgtatgtatatgtaccatataaGTGACATGATaatgtggttgtgagccaacatgtggttgctgggagccaCTGGGTCTTTTACAAGAGCTGTTGAACTTGTGTCCCTGTCTTTTCTCTAGTGTTAGAGCTTTCAGAAAAGTAATTCACCTCACATTGGGCAGGACTTCAGTGGTTTAGGTGACTACTCAAACTTTGTAGGGTTGAAACCAAATTAGATTAATAAACTAAGATGAGGTTTATTATGACAAATGCAAATTGGAATTTTCTCTTGTCTGTGAATTACTCCATCTTTCCAATAGATTATACTTTTGCATGAGTTAGGTCATTGTAACCAAAGATTACAAAACCTTAAGAACATTATTAAAAGTTCTCAACTTCATCAGTCTCTCAAGCATATGTATTTGAAAACCATAAACATTAGCAAATAACACTTTTGCTAAATAATTGAATATATCATTGGAATAATGACACGAGTAAACTCAGTTTATTTAAGTTTTGTAAGTAGGCTGCATATAGATAAATGCCTGTCAGTAGCTAGTTTTGATAATAAATTtgatggtattttaaaaaataataaagttttcatatcaatcaaagaataaaatacttttaataagTATAATAAATCATGTGACTAGTATTATACATAAAAAACATcagaaatgcaattttaaaagtaGGTTCATTAAGGGTTAACTGGGGGCTCCATGTGTTCTATTCCCAGAAGAATCATGCAACCTTGAAAACACTGTTAGTAATAGTGCATTAGTAGCTGTATCCCTAGAGTATAATGTAATTCAAGAGAAGATAATAGGCACTTCTTAAGAGACAGGTTTAGTTATCTTtccatacataaatacaatgtcCGATTATGTGCAGTGAATAGAATTAACAGTTCAATATCACAGAAATAAGACTAGCATGAGGGAGGGGAAAATTCTAGAAAGGTATTCTGTCAATGAAGTGCCTTAATAGTCTTATTATTTGAGTccctaaagaaaaaggaagagtaacaaatatcattttaaaagtagatGAAAAGTCACAGATATGAAAACTAAGCCTTTAAACCAGAATCTCAGGAAATTCCAGGCATAAGAAACAGGAATTCCTGCCAAGGCATTTGAAACCAATgatatgaatgtttttaaggaaactaggaaagagaaaataggCTTCTCAAACAGTCTGAATCAGGAACATCATCTTTACTGAAAGAAAACTAGATCTAGAATACTATACCCagctaaaataaaaacagacctaGAATACTATACCCAGCTAAAATATATGTCAAAAGCAGACTTTCAAGCTCTTAATGTAAGGAAGTTGAAGTCTTTGCATCTTAAATAACCAAAAAAATGGCAAAGTAAAAACCAGTTCTTAGATTAGAAAAGCGATTATAGGACAGATTGCTACCATAAAAGTTAGTGATAGTTCAGAGACTCAACATACCAAAACTCAAACTTTTGTGATAGGCTATGAAAACCTGAAATGTAACTGAATTGTtagagtcccccacccccatgtgtctggtatatgtataattaatatacattcacatacaatattcatatatgtaaatgcatatgTATTGGAATTATTAATGTTTAATAAGTTATATATAAGAATTTAAATTTCCAGAGAAACTTAGTCATTGAGCAGTTTTGCTTTTAGCAAGGAGTGGTgagggtggtgtgtgtatgtgtttacaatCTTCAGAAATTCTGCCCTCTTGAGAAATTAGTAAACTAGACTTAAGCCGTTGAGATTTGTAAAGCAAAGGTGACCTATTAAAAGTGAATCAGTTCCAGCTCTTGTAGATTTTCTGTTcttaaggaagagagaaggcagtGGGGACAAAATACTTGAAGGAAAATTGTGAAATTCACAGTCCATAGGTACAGGCTTATTTAAGACCTAAGACTTAACCATAGGATTTAGACTACATCCTTTTTCTCCTGAGCATTACAACCACATTAACTTGAGGCCTTTTCTAGAAGTTCTCACACTATGAATTGGTCTGAttatcaaggaaaaaaattacaaggcATACTAGATGGAGAACACCACAGAGAGTAATCACTAGATCCACCCACTACAGGAATAAAAGTATCAATAGAAATGTTCACAATAACTGAAAACACAGACTAAAAAAGAAGAATGTTAAAGTTTTTTGAGGTAGTTATAAAAGTTATCCATAATGGAAATTCCAGATAGAGAatagaatataagaaataaatgtacCAATAAGTTAAAATAATTCAGAGGCCATACTACAATGTCAGGAAAGTCAGAGAACACATGCTAAAACAAAATCTATAAGTAGGCATATATTCTCAAACTACAGaaattaaagatgaagaaaagtcCAAAAAGAATCCAGAAGACAAACACTAATTATAAGAGAGAATTACATTCACATTCTTAGAAATTTTGAAGAATAGAGTGAAGTAAAAgtattcagaaaagaaatgtgaCAACCTAGAATTTTATACCCTAGAAAACTACCCTCaaataagaaaagattttttgaagaaataatgaaattatctcCAATAAGCCTGCATAACAAAATgttaacaaaaaaatcaataaaaaggaagTCAGAAATTTGAATCTAGATAAAAGAGTGTCAAAGAGAGTAAATGAAGGTTAattgaaaaattttaatgttCCCCTTTTTACTCTTAACAGCTATTCTGAACTCATGGGTTGTGATCCCTTTggaggttgcatatcagatatttttacattatgattcataacagcagcaaaattagttatgaaatagcaatgaatgGATTTCATGGATGGAGGTCACTGTAACATGAAGAGCTGTGTTGAaggattgagaaccactgctctaacaaAATGGTTTGCTAAAAATAACAAGATATATAAAGTTATGTTTGCATATGAATACATGTTAATGTACACAGAGGTGAGATGAATGGCAGTTTAAGAAAAGGAGACGGAAGGAACGACTTGAGTAATTTTAACCTGTGCAGTTGAAGTGTTAGTTGAACATGGTTAGATTAGTTGCACATGCATATTTTCAAAGTCTACAGCTAAGAGAGGAGGTCAAGGAAGAGGAACTAACATGCTAACGAATTAGAGGAGCCCCGTTAAATGCTCAGTCTATAGCACAACAGAAAAGAATGGAGGACAAGAAGAACAAGGGTATGACATAGAGCAGAGTAGCATATGTGATCGATACTAATCCAGTTGTGCTAGCAATCACTTTGAATGTCAGCGGACTAAGTACAGCAATTTAAACAGTTGTCAGAATGGATTAAAATAAGACTCAACTCTGTTTATAGTGAACTCACTTAAAATACGCATACATAAAAGGAGACAGGTGAAGAAAGATACACTAATATCAAAATTAAGTACGAGTAGCTATAGACTTCAAAGTAAAAACCAAAGCAAGTAAAGTCATCAGCAATAAAGTGGAGCACTGTTTATTAAGAATGGGGCCAGTTGCCTAGGAACCATTAATGCTTGCAAATATGCAACTAATACAGCATCAAAATATGAGAGGAAAATATATAGGTTTACAGGAGAAATACACTAATCTACCATCATAGTGGGAAATTTGAATAATAAGTCTGTCCAAGAAATGGACAATGCTGGATTTAACTTTTGTAGAGCAACTGCTTACCATGCGTGAGGCCCTAGGTTTGTTTAATCTTCAGccctcaaatttttaaaaattttaataaattttattagtaAAAGCTTGCAAATAAAAAccatcagtggtagagcgcttactaggcaagccctgggtttggtccccagctccgaaaaacaaaaaacaaaaaacaaaaaaacattgtgTGCTGAAATAAACTAAATCCCAAATCTTTAAATCTTAGTGAACTGCTCTTCAGTTAGACtagcactaacacacacacacacacatatacaaatttgaacatgtatgtttatgtgtgtactttAAGACCATAGCATACCCAATCAACTGctggtaaataaatacatacataaataaacaaaacaaaaataaaattaattgcctttatgaatattgatacaaaaaagcaaaatgctAAAAAGAAAACCTAGCATGCTTTTTTTCAATTCTAAAAATTAGATACCATGCTTAAGTTTTCCAGAATGCAAAGAtaagtcattaaaagcctcccagTGTAGTACAGTACATAAAATGAAACAGTATGCTATATTATTACCTCCAATTACTAAGAAAACTCACCTTTTTTCAAAATTTACCCTTTcacaataaaaataccaaaaaaacataaaaaccataACAGGAATTATCACAACATTAAAAagcaatatattaaaaaaaaacattgctaaCATCAAATTCAGTGGTAGAATTTGTTCTCtaataaacaatatttaataaataataaagtcagAAGTAGGGCAAACATGTCTATCTCCTTCTAGCCAAGCAATTAGATATGAAAAAGAAATGCCTGGGTATTATGACAAATGAAGCTTGCCTCTGTAAATCAGAGACTGGAATCAAACCGAGAACTACTGTTGTGGTAGTCAGCCTTTTGAAACTGCTGTATGACCTTGTCTCCTACAATGTGCTGAGTTATATTCACAGCATTCACAGATAGCCTGGGTGCGTGCAGGCCACCAGTCAGTCGCAGGTTGGACTGTCGGGATCTAAGTAATTATTGTAATACAAATGGTATACTTTAGAAGGAAACatcatgtcaaaaaaaaaatcacgtcaAAAaatcatgtgtacacacatatatgctttTGTTACCTTTTCAAGGTAAGATTTATAAATGTGTAACCCAaagatattactttttaaaataactatatgtaaaataaatttaaggagAACATGTTTATGATtgtaggtaggaaggaagggaagcataAAAAGTTGTTTTATCTGTATTCCTCAGCCACTCTATGCAGGCTATTCTTGTTTGTATAGTGTATCTTGGTTGCTGTTCCTAttatgtgataaaatacccttaAAAAGTAACTTAATAGAGCTGGGGTCTGTTTTAGTGTCATGGTCCCAGGGTGCAACCCAGTAAGTcagagaaggcatggcagcaggagtgcGAGCTGTCTGGTCACTTTGGAGccaccctcaggaggcagaggcagtggttACTGGGGCACATCACTATCTCCCTCCCAGGGAGTGGGGCACCCGTGTGGGTAGGACTTTCTCACTTTAGTTAACCAAATTTAGGCAGTCCTCCACAGGAAGCCCAAAAGCCTCTCTTTGGGTGGTTATTTAGTCTCTAACTGACAATAGCTCCCTCAAGTTGAAAGCTAATCTGGAATTTCCTGACTGTACAGAAGTGGCTGCCTAAAGGATTTCAGGTTTGTTAGCTCGGTCTCCACTGATGCAAATTCTCAAAATCTGAAACTccgtctctctcccttctttcagtATGCACAGATCTtaagagaaagactgagagagtCTTTTCATGACGTTCAGTATGTGGAGCCTCCGTTTGATGACTCGATTGCTGATTTAGGCAAAGAATGGAAAAGTGCCCTGGCAAAATTAAAGTTTGCTAATTCATATAGAATGGAACCATTGAAGAAATTCCAAGCACATTCTGTAGAAACTAAAATCCAGCAGATATTAAAGGTAATTAGGGACCAGGTATTATATAACTCAGTGATAGACACTTGTCTACCATGTATGAGACCATCCTAGGCcaagtgtgtgcgtgcgtgcgtgcgtgcgtgcgtgtgtgttcacTATAGGGACTGACTGTGAAAATATGGAGGTTAAATGGTCCTATAATCTTCTTAGTGTTTGTTGGACTCAGTCTGAATCTAAAGGGAAAGACAACCATTTCCCTGTAAACTAGATTCTGACATGGGTTAGGTATTTGACACACTACAGGGAGGAAACATACACTGGCAGCTTTACCAGTTGAAAGCAAACTGGTTTTAGTGGCATGAGGAAAAGGCATTTTTGTTCTAGTAACTACACAGGTGGTACCAAACGTTATGCTTAAGCAGTCAAAGCATATCCTATACAGCAGCTGTAAGGTAAATGTCACCTGGCTAAACTTACAATCCTGGACCTGTCTCTTCTGAACAGGCCAAGTAGATGCACTGAAAGAGGCTGTGCTAAAAGTCACAGTGGCAGTGATTCACACAGCTCCTTCATAGGTGTTACAGCTTTTTGAGTAAGGTAGTGATAATTCTTAATGCTTCCACTGGAGGTTTTCTTCAATAAAATCCCTTTCACAGGTCAAGAAATCATGGCGGACATTCTGCCAGCTGCTAAGTATGTCTGTCTAATCACACCTTTCTATAACTGGTTCAGGGCAGCTTTGGAGAACCTGATGTTTGCTATGTGAAATGGACTTGCATTCACATTCCGTTCATCAACTGATGGGTCCTAAAACTAAAGCTTGGAAAGGTGGGGTCGGGCTCCTGTGGACTAGCTGAGCTACCGATTAGAACATCAGAAAAGGCGTGTGGGCTGAGCAGGCTGTCCTCGAAAGCTTTGTGCCTAGGAACCGGAGGCCAGCTGAGGAAGTGGTGTGCTGTGCCTCCATTTCCATCTCGGGCGGTATGCTTCCTTCCTCCCGGGACTGGAGAGGAACTTTCTTGTGAGAGTTTATCTCCTGCTTTCAGGAAGCATAAGGAAGGCCAGGTTACTGCATCCAcaaattttcaagtatttttggGTCAAATAATATGAGAAAGAAACTTACTTTCAGGTAGCATATTCTGAACCTTACTACCTCTCATCCCTCCATTGCTAACTATATATTTGAAACTAAGGAATACTTGGCAAAGATATTATACCTTGCAGTTTGGGGAAAGGATTCTGATCAACACAAATAGCATATGTATTCTAAGAGTGTACACTTTTGGTCTCCCACTGGACCCTTTcacataaatgaaattaaatacaaTTGAATAGGCCTGGGTATGAACCACATTTACAGAAGCCACCCCAGGGTCCTTAGGCCAAAGTGCCAGTCAGCGTATGGAGTTGGAGAGACTCCTAGACAAACAAGCAATGATATAGGACTACTCTCAAAGCAGACTAACCGTGAACTTGAGTTAGATTCAAAAGAAAGCAGACGAGCTGAGTACTGAGAAGATGGTTCCAAGCCCAAATGCAGGTCTCCAGCCAGCTGTACACATGAAGGTACCTGTCAGCCAGCCAATAGCAGAagttggagagagaagagaagaaagggggtagaaggagcagggcaggaggatggagggaggacaTTTACTTGACTTTATGTTCCTGTGAATCAGGTTGATAGGCGTCCACCTGTTATCACCAGAACTCAGTGCACAGTCCTGGGCGCACTCCAGAAA is a window of Rattus rattus isolate New Zealand chromosome 14, Rrattus_CSIRO_v1, whole genome shotgun sequence DNA encoding:
- the Tcte3 gene encoding tctex1 domain-containing protein 3 isoform X2 — translated: MERRGRQAKTPSTQTHQSPVSSKKERRPSMFEKESYAQILRERLRESFHDVQYVEPPFDDSIADLGKEWKSALAKLKFANSYRMEPLKKFQAHSVETKIQQILKIVSRWIWDVAWDSWVEAKHETESYLALVLVFALYCE
- the Tcte3 gene encoding tctex1 domain-containing protein 3 isoform X1; this encodes MERRGRQAKTPSTQTHQSPVSSKKERRPSMFEKESYAQILRERLRESFHDVQYVEPPFDDSIADLGKEWKSALAKLKFANSYRMEPLKKFQAHSVETKIQQILKASLKDVKYDDKAFSHLSLELADRILAAVKEFAFHRYKFIIKVLFIQKTGQAINIVSRWIWDVAWDSWVEAKHETESYLALVLVFALYCE